A genome region from Corvus hawaiiensis isolate bCorHaw1 chromosome 4, bCorHaw1.pri.cur, whole genome shotgun sequence includes the following:
- the MANSC1 gene encoding MANSC domain-containing protein 1, translating to MALPPSPARRSAGPPPPPTGFRLRRVTAAPPGGRGGAGAAGPGLLGSASPEPARGRAALLCLAREGAPPPLLLPRRALGAGEWLEEREYPRSPAGQAEGGGREEDRRRAGPLLPDVPGHPRFPERPSRAWPRSAAAFPTPRCGRGQPEGAPGTRARPGSSGDSSTGVPRLPLAANPGRAGGAPRGPARVTMARGGSRWPVRLLVITCVMAGPALSQECSAEKMENSIIDIDLSLPRGVRGAEPLRVPSAGACARACCSGHRLAGDKKCNLIIFYAARTSTHPNCYLFYCPSTGACPMKPATGLVSYKITRDIHAPEDKSIKTENFSSNDYSLPLDAGTIISHSQNIHQNHTASSQQSVFHQASELLNHIGKHLDNMELHTVFPESPRAKESESLDLISRQKGVNLPPNTPSAVPIGNPTASFPTTTQAGAPETSSASLPPLPTSAAQLESRTTSLHPGAAQPATTSPTTAASPPAAATGAKPGVPVTSVAVTHVPLSKPTNSASTSTTKQVTTNSGSATTPSRLRTPAMAPEPTVVSSSHTSHVTLLSFPGFTLSSDSPASSQNDLWGSDPSDSERSLSEGVLRGKGVFQLGEKSSLVAALLFGVIFLLLVIVLTGKKIHESLQKRHYTRLDYLINGMYADV from the exons ATGGCGCTGCCTCCGTCCCCCGCCCGCCGcagcgcggggccgccgccgccgcccacGGGGTTCCGGCTGCGCCGGGTCACGGCGGCTCcgcccggcgggcggggcggcgcaggggctgcagggccggggctgctcggcTCTGCCTCCCCGGAGCCGGCCCGGGGCAGAGCAGCGTTGCTCTGTTTGGCCAGGGAAGGTGCTCCTCCTCCGCTGCTCCTCCCCA GAAGAGCCCTTGGGGCCGGCGAGTGGCTGGAGGAGCGGGAATATCCTCGCAGCCCCGCTGGGCAGGCAGAAGGAGGAGGGCGAGAGGAAGACAGGagaagggcag GGCCCCTCCTCCCGGACGTGCCGGGACACCCGCGGTTCCCCGAGCGGCCGTCCCGAGCCTGGCCACGCTCCGCCGCTGCCTTCCCGACCCCGCGCTGCGGGCGGGGGCAGCCCGAAGGTGCCCCAGGAACGCGTGCCCGTCCCGGGAGCAGCGGAGACTCCTCGACGGGGGTCCCCCGGCTGCCGCTGGCCGCGAACCCCGGCCGTGCCGGAGGAGCCCCGCGGGGACCGGCCCGGGTCACCATGGCCCGCGGGGGCAGCCGCTGGCCGGTTCGCCTGCTGGTGATCACCTGCGTGATGGCCGGGCCGGCCCTGAGCCAGGAGTGTTCCGCGGAGAAGATGGAGAATTCCATCATCGATATAGACTTGTCCCTGCCCCGCGGCGTCCGGGGCGCGGAGCCGCTGCGCGTCCCCAGCGCGGGTGCGTGTGCCCGCGCCTGCTGCTCGGGGCACCGGCTCGCAG gagACAAGAAGTgcaatttgattattttttatgcTGCAAGAACAAGTACACATCCCAACTGCTACTTGTTTTACTGTCCTAGCACTGGGGCTTGTCCAATGAAACCTGCAACAGGACTTGTGAGCTACAAGATAACTAGAG ACATCCATGCCCCAGAGGATAAATCCATCAAAACTGAGAACTTTTCTTCAAATGATTATTCTTTGCCTTTGGATGCTGGCACCATTATTTCTCACAGTCAGAATATCCACCAGAATCACACTGCCAGTTCACAACAATCTGTCTTTCATCAGGCTTCTGAACTCCTGAACCACATAGGCAAGCATTTAGACAACATGGAGCTTCATACAGTTTTTCCTGAATCTCCGAGAGCAAAAGAGTCTGAGAGCTTAGACCTCATCTCAAGGCAGAAGGGAGTTAATCTGCCACCAAACACGCCTTCTGCTGTTCCAATTGGAAACCCCACTGCTTCATTCCCCACCACTACTCAGGCAGGCGCTCCCGAAACCAGCAgtgcttctcttcctcctctgcctaCAAGTGCTGCCCAGCTGGAGTCTCGTACAACCTCTCTGCATCCTGGTGCTGCTCAACCAGCTACAACCTCCCCCACCACAGCTGCCTCTCCacctgctgcagccactggaGCTAAACCTGGTGTCCCTGTCACCAGCGTCGCTGTCACTCATGTTCCTCTTTCCAAGCCCACAAATTCTGCTTCTACTTCTACAACCAAGCAAGTGACCACAAATTCTGGATCTGCTACCACCCCATCAAGGCTAAGGACTCCAGCCATGGCTCCTGAGCCAACAGTTGTCTCTTCCAGTCATACCAGCCATGTGACCctcctctcttttccaggtTTCACTCTGTCCAGTGATTCCCCTGCATCTTCCCAAAATGACCTTTGGGGTTCTGACCCATCTGACTCAGAACGCTCCCTGTCAGAAGGTGTTCTGAGAGGGAAGGGTGTTTTTCAGCTGGGGGAGAAAAGCAGCCTTGTAGCAGCTTTGCTTTTTGGGGTGATATTCTTGTTGCTAGTTATTGTGCTGACCGGGAAGAAAATACATGAATCTCTTCAGAAGAGGCATTACACCAGGTTGGATTACTTGATCAATGGAATGTATGCTGATGTCTGA